ACGGGCTACACCGACCTTGTCGGCGAACACCCGAATCGAACGCGGGGTATAGCCGCGTCGCCGCAAACCGGCCAGGGTGGGCATACGCGGATCATCCCAGCCGCGAACGAAGCCCTGCTCCACCAGCCAGCCCAGCCGCCGCTTGCTCATGAGGGTGTAGGTTACCTCGAGACGAGCAAATTCAATCTGCTGGGGGTGGAAAATACCGAGTTGATCGAGAAACCAGTCGTACAGCGGGCGGTGATCGTCGAACTCCAGCGAGCAGAGGGAGTGAGTGATCCCTTCAAGCGAGTCGGAGATGCAATGGGTGTAGTCGTACATCGGGTAGATGCACCATTTGTCACCGGTTCGATGATGCTCGGTGTGTTTGATGCGATATATCACCGGGTCGCGCATGTTCATGTTACCCGAAGCCATGTCGATTTTGGCCCGCAGAGTGTGGGAACCATCGGGAAACTCACCCGCCTTCATCCGCTCGAACAAATCCAGATTTTCGTCGATCGACCGGTTACGATAAGGGCTTTCCTTGCCCGGTTCGGTCAAAGTCCCCCGATGTTCGCGTATTTCATCGGCGGTCAGGTCGCAGACGAATGCTTTACCGTCCTTGATCAACTGCACCGCGAAATCGTAGAGCTTGTCGAAATAGTCGGAGGCGAAATAGAGGCGATCCTCCCAGTCGAAGCCGAGCCAGCGGATATCCTCCATGATGCCGTCAACGAATTCCTGTTCCTCTTTGGCCGGATTGGTGTCGTCGAAGCGCAGATTGCACAGCCCATGATAATCGCGGGCGACGCCGAAATTCAGACAGATCGACTTGGCGTGACCGATGTGCAAATGGCCGTTCGGTTCCGGAGGGAAACGGGTGTGCACGCGACCTTTGTGTTTGCCGGTTTTGTTGTCTTCATCGATAATGTCTCGGATGAAGTTGCTCGTGGGAGCGCCGTCGGACAGCGGTGAGCCGTCGTTGGTTGGGATAGTATCGGGATTGTTCATCACGAACTCCTTATGCCCAGCAGGTTCAGGGCCTGCCTTGGCGTTAGGGTTATGTTCGAGCCCTTTGGGGGCGGTTTCAGAAGCGACCAATGTAGCCAATTATCGGCGGATTCAAAGAAAAATATGAGCGCCGGGCCCGGGACGGCAGACGGAGTCTCTTCTCGTTCCGTCGCTCTGCGGCGGGACGGCGGCCCCGCAGGGGACGAATGCGATCAGTGCAAGGAGGCAGGTCTCGGGGAGACCTTCACTACATAGTCCCGTAGGGCGGGATCCCCGCGATCCCGCCCTTTGCGCCGCGAAGGTCTTGCGGCAGGTCCGAAGACGGACCTGAACTATGGAGTACGCTGGATGAGGTCCCAACCAAGGGGGGAGCACCAAAAAAGATGAAGATTGATACCCGCTTTCGAGGGAAAGACGTTCTTCGGGGTGTGCTGTTGCAGGGGCAGACGAGACGTCTGCCGCCCACATAAGTTTTCCCTCGAGTGCAAGTTCTCGCCGTCCGCGCGGGTTCGAAGATGGATATGCGCTGTGAAGTGTCGCGTAGCAATGCAAGGTTCTCAACGCGCGGGATCACGGGGATCCCTCGCTACGGATACTGATCAGATATCCCATGCTACGGAAGCTTATCCACCCGGTTTGAACCGAATGACCGCTGAGGGTAAATCAGTAGCACGTCATCAAAAGCAACACAGAAGTTGCACAAAATCACAAATCGCTCCTCTGGTTGTATCGTGTTAACTTGAGGAGTTTTATATGAATACTACGGGATTAAAGCCCCCTTGTGGATTGAGCGAGATTATCAGGGTTTTCGGTGATATTGCCGCTTCGTTGACTGAAACCGGTGAGCCGAGCCGTGACTGGTGTCGTGGGCACCTCACCCGCATTGACCTGCCGTTTGCCGTTCCGCTGGCCTGGGATAAATCGCTTCGGGCGACCCGAATTCACTGCCATAGCAAACTGGCGCCGATTTTATCACAGTTATTTAACGATTTGGTAGAGGGTGAGTTGGGGCCGCTCATTGAAAGCTACGGTGGATGTTATTGCTTCCGTCACAAACGCAGCGGTGCGGAGCTTTCGACTCATGCCTGGGGGATCGCTCTTGACCTGAATGTAGCAACGAACCACCTCGGCACTAAAGGGGATATGCCCGTTGATCTCGTGAGTCTTTTTGAGCAGTACGGCTTCGAGTGGGGTGGCCGCTGGATCGGTAGACGTCGTGACCCGATGCATTTTCAATTTTGTCGAGGCTATTGATTGAATGGAAATATCAGAGGTATAAGAGCGGGCATAGAAAAATCGGGGTGAGAGGATTTGAACCTCCGACTCCTTGCTCCCAAAGCAAGTGCGCTACCAGGCTGCGCCACACCCCGAATTCAGCCTTTCAACATAGCCTTAACATCGGCAGGTGTCAAGGCCGATTAACTGTCAACAGTATCCGCTTTCCTTCTGACCGAGAATGTCTTACATTCCGGGCCATGACTCGTACCGACCTCATGGGATACACCAGCGCTGAGCTGGAGAAACTGATGACCGAGCTGGGAGAGAAACCGTTCCACGGGCGGCAACTCTTCAAATGGCTATATAAGATCACTCAGCCTGATTTCGAGACGCTTACGGATCTATCCAAGCAAGTCCGTACCAAATTGATAGAGCAGTTCACTTACACAATCCCCGAACCGGAAAAAGACCTGCTTTCCGAGGACGGCACCCGTAAGTTTCTGTTTCGTCTTACGGATGGCTTTGCGATCGAATCGGTGCTTATTCCCGATCCCGAATCGGGACGAGTTACGGTTTGTGTTTCTTCGCAGGCCGGTTGTGCGCTCAATTGTGCTTTTTGCGCCACGGCTCAACTTGGGTTTGCTCGGAACCTGACCGTGGGGGAGATAATCGGCCAGCTTGTTTATCTGCGTCACCGTTTTGGTCCCGGAGCTTTTACCAATGTCGTTTTTATGGGCATGGGGGAGCCGATGCTCAATCTGGACCGTGTGCTGGCAGCCGTTGGTATAATGACCGACGGCGCCGGATTCAGCCATGCCGCTAAAAAAGTAACCGTTTCGACAGCCGGTATCGTACCGGGGATCGAGCATCTGGCGGCGATCCGAAGTAAAGTTCGACTGGCTGTTTCACTGAATGCTCCGACTCAGGAAAAACGGGTACAAATAATGCCCATTACTAAAAAATACCCGCTGCCGGTTCTAATGAATGCATTGAAGAAATACACACAGAGCACCGGAACCAGAGTCACCTTCGAATACGCTCTGTTCAGCGGCTTCAACGATACTTCGGATGATGTTCAGTCGCTCGCTCACCTCGTGCGTGGAATCCCTTGCAAAATAAACTTATTGGCCTATAATCCGGTTGACGGATTGCCGTTCCGGCGTCCGTCGGACAGTCACGTAGAATGGTTCGCTCATCAGTTATATCCGCGCGTTCCGGCGGTTACGGTGAGGAAGAGCCGAGGTGTCGATATAAATGCCGCCTGCGGACAGTTAGCCGGCGAGAATCCTTCGAGGAGGAACTAGATAATGCAACGTATGCTCGGCGTTGTTCTGGTCCTTACACTGTGTCTGATCGGAGTGGTTGCGGCTCAGACAACAGAGGACCTTACCGTCACCGGTGTGGACCTGGACAATCCCATATGGGGATCACAGACATTCGTGGTGCACATGACCAACAACACGGTCGATTTCAAATTCACCACCATCGTAGCCAATGTTGACTTCATCGACAATAAATTCAAAACCAACCGGAGGATAAGGACCAGTTTCGTTATGCCGCCGGAATCGAAAATGGTTTTACAGCCGTTGTTGATTATCCCCGGAGACTACGGTAAGGCACGTATCGAAGTACGCTATTACGACGTTGTCGACACGGTCGATGAAATTTTCGAATATCAGCATTTCGACACCGACACGTTGTACGCCGAGTTCGCTCCCACCGAAGAAGTCGAACCTTATCTTGATAAAGATCTGACATTGCCGCCTCGAGTGGCGGAGCATCCATATTTCGATCAGACCGTGGCGCGTCTGATTTTATTGATGCTTTCGGAAGGCAAAGCTGTCTCTGACATCGCACGTATTACCGGCGCCAGCGAGAAGTTTATTCTCGATCAACTGAGGCTCATGGTCAAGAATGAATATGTCACTCAGGACGATGCCGGGTATCATACCACATTCACGGTTATCGGCAACGAAGAGGCGCGTGAGGCAGCGGTTCTGGCCCAGGAGCTGGCCGATTCGCTCACCGCTATAATTGGTAATAATCTTCCCGTCTTTCGCGATAAGCTAGCCGACATGGTGGCCAACAAAAAGATTGGTTCCGATCCCAACCTCTTCATGGATCCGGGCTCAGTGCTTTACCATGAATATCCGGTTGTTGGCGGCCTGGCTCTCTGGACGAAGCTGGGACGATCCTTTATAACCCGTTCGGCTCCGCTGCTGATTTACGATGGGACCGATTTGTGCAACGCTCGCATCCCCAACTACATGTATCTGACTCACGGCGGCTCCGATCTTAACGGCGACCAGTTTTACGGTCAGTTCATATCGCTGAGACAATATGCCATTTATTTCGGCGACGGCCCGGTCCCTATTATCTGCAGTGATGATTTCCTGCGTCGGGCGGAGATGGGCTTGTCGGCTAAGTGGACATTGCCGGACACTTTCAACTTCGTAAGTTTCACGATTGACACTACCCTGGTGGAACCGGCTCTCGAAATACTTACCTCGGGTACGGATTCCTTGCTTTGGCACACTTATATTAAGCTTCGTGATGTCGCGACAAAATACGGTCACCCGCGTCTCGATTATGCCGAGCGCTATTGGTTCTGGAACCTGGTTGCCACCCGTACGCTGAAACAACTTGCGGCGGAGGGAATAGTGACAAGAGAGGGGCTTGGCCAGTATCGTTTCAATTCCATTTGAGGTGACTAGTTGTGAAGCGTTCTATTGTTGTCCTGTTGTTGTTTATCGGAGTTGTATTGGCCTGGCTCGGTTGTGATAATAGACCGCCCAGCCGCAATCAGATTCCCATTCTGAAACAGTGTTTGTTGGAATTACAGGTGGCAGTCAAGGATAAGAATCGAGCCGGGATAGACTCGTTGCTTTCGGTGAAAATTCTCGATTACGATGAGAATTCCGATTCTTTGCTAAGCCTGGTCTATGGCCCCGATCGTGATTTCGCTTTCGAGCAGTTTGCTCTGGGAGAGATCAAATACGGGCACGATGCAGCTCAAATCGATTGCTTCGTTATGGATACGACGCACCGACGTGACCGCCCTCTGCGTATGACTTATCGCAAGGACAAAGACCTCTGGCTTCTCGGCCGGTTCGTGTTGCCTGATTCCTCGGATATCCCGGAACAACCCTGATAACGGCTTCCCCGAATTAAAAAAGGCGCTCTCAAGAGAGCGCCTTTTCTACTAATAATTCATGTCGTATTTATTCTTCGTTGGTGACCTCAGCCTTGGCAACGTCTTTGCGGCCTTCGGTGATCAACTCAGTATACTCGCCGGGATGTTCAAGAAGTTCGATCGCTTTTAGCACCGCCGGATCGGTTTTCAACACCAGGCCTTCATACATCCCTTTCTGACCGCCGATTGACGACAGTATCTCACGCTTGATCGCTCGTTTGATGTAGTCGTTGGATTTCTTGAAATCCTCATCTTTCTGAGCCTCGATCAAACTGGACAGGGAATCCAGAGTGGGTTGGAACAAGTCCAGTTTTTCCTCGTCGTTGATCGTTTCCGTCAGATCTTCCAGGG
This is a stretch of genomic DNA from Candidatus Zixiibacteriota bacterium. It encodes these proteins:
- a CDS encoding glutamine--tRNA ligase/YqeY domain fusion protein, translating into MNNPDTIPTNDGSPLSDGAPTSNFIRDIIDEDNKTGKHKGRVHTRFPPEPNGHLHIGHAKSICLNFGVARDYHGLCNLRFDDTNPAKEEQEFVDGIMEDIRWLGFDWEDRLYFASDYFDKLYDFAVQLIKDGKAFVCDLTADEIREHRGTLTEPGKESPYRNRSIDENLDLFERMKAGEFPDGSHTLRAKIDMASGNMNMRDPVIYRIKHTEHHRTGDKWCIYPMYDYTHCISDSLEGITHSLCSLEFDDHRPLYDWFLDQLGIFHPQQIEFARLEVTYTLMSKRRLGWLVEQGFVRGWDDPRMPTLAGLRRRGYTPRSIRVFADKVGVARKRGSVADMALMDFGLREELNLTAKRVMAVLHPLKVVITNYPEGQVEQFEAINNPEDESAGTRMIPFSREIYIERTDFLEDPPKKYFRLSPGSEVRLKHAYYITCNEVIKDDNGEVIELRCTYDPESRGGSTPDGRRIKGTLQWVSAEHAYTAEVRLYDNLFTNEMPGSAKDDDELRSWMNPDSLEVLTDCKVEPSLAEAVPGDQFQFLRHGYFSVDCGDSKPGKPIFNRTVGLRDTWAKIEKKGA
- a CDS encoding M15 family metallopeptidase gives rise to the protein MNTTGLKPPCGLSEIIRVFGDIAASLTETGEPSRDWCRGHLTRIDLPFAVPLAWDKSLRATRIHCHSKLAPILSQLFNDLVEGELGPLIESYGGCYCFRHKRSGAELSTHAWGIALDLNVATNHLGTKGDMPVDLVSLFEQYGFEWGGRWIGRRRDPMHFQFCRGY
- the rlmN gene encoding 23S rRNA (adenine(2503)-C(2))-methyltransferase RlmN, with translation MTRTDLMGYTSAELEKLMTELGEKPFHGRQLFKWLYKITQPDFETLTDLSKQVRTKLIEQFTYTIPEPEKDLLSEDGTRKFLFRLTDGFAIESVLIPDPESGRVTVCVSSQAGCALNCAFCATAQLGFARNLTVGEIIGQLVYLRHRFGPGAFTNVVFMGMGEPMLNLDRVLAAVGIMTDGAGFSHAAKKVTVSTAGIVPGIEHLAAIRSKVRLAVSLNAPTQEKRVQIMPITKKYPLPVLMNALKKYTQSTGTRVTFEYALFSGFNDTSDDVQSLAHLVRGIPCKINLLAYNPVDGLPFRRPSDSHVEWFAHQLYPRVPAVTVRKSRGVDINAACGQLAGENPSRRN